Proteins encoded together in one Prunus dulcis chromosome 3, ALMONDv2, whole genome shotgun sequence window:
- the LOC117622149 gene encoding transmembrane protein 230: MASRRYARYSPLATDENDDVYGKPNDPRFSYTPKSFDKIPWKSILLALFLLFLGSLLLFLSYFIFTGHMGGDLSQAYGLLALGILTFLPGFYETRIAYYAWRGAKGYRFASIPDY, from the exons ATGGCATCTAGGCGCTATGCTCGTTACAGCCCTCTTGCTACAGATGAAAATGATGATGTCTATGGAAAACCAAATGACCCTCGGTTTTCCTATACTCCAAAGTCCTTTGATAAAATCCCATGGAAATCCATACTCCTTGCTCTATTCCTGCTTTTTCTTGGATCATTGCTTCTGtttctttcatattttattttcactgGTCACATGGGAGGGGATCTGTCCCAAGCCTATGGCCTTTTGGCTCTAGGAATTCTCACCTTCCTCCCAG GCTTTTATGAGACACGAATTGCATATTATGCATGGAGAGGTGCGAAGGGATACCGTTTCGCCTCCATTCCAGACTATTAG